In Aptenodytes patagonicus chromosome 22, bAptPat1.pri.cur, whole genome shotgun sequence, one DNA window encodes the following:
- the ZNF76 gene encoding zinc finger protein 76 isoform X2, protein MESLGLQAVTLSDGTTAYIQQAVKGEKLIEGQVIELEDGTTAYIHQVTVQKESVAFEDGQPVVLEDGSMAYIHNTPKESYNPSTFEAVQLEDGSTAYIHRPVIMSPGSTILEVQAETGLEELAGEEEDDAFDVETIDALKQYASKVSDEEEEGVTDNCHMKSEDSSDVRSQDLQEEEVHSNEKGQQVGSRAFRCGYKGCGRLYTTAHHLKVHERAHTGDRPYTCDFPSCGKAFATGYGLKSHVRTHTGEKPYKCPEDVCSKAFKTSGDLQKHIRTHTGERPFKCPFVGCGRSFTTSNIRKVHIRTHTGERPYMCPEPNCGRGFTSATNYKNHMRIHTGEKPYMCTVPGCGKRFTEYSSLYKHHVVHTHCKPYTCNSCGKTYRQTSTLAMHKRSSHGELEATEESEQALYEQQQLEAAAADRGSPLKSQHIAFLSEVEEEEEEEENDDGMPTQVSLISQDGTEQVSLSQEDLQALGSAISMVTQSGALAVPEEELAGGDTHTVTVANTDGTETQPVTIVTSGAVMSEESAIASLHHQQVALLATANGTHIAVQLEEQRSLEEAISMAAAAIQHEPVALDAAVSENGC, encoded by the exons ATGGAGAGCTTGGGCTTGCAAGCAGTGACCCTTAGTGACGGGACGACAGCCTACATTCAGCAGGCTGTCAAAG gTGAAAAACTGATTGAAGGGCAAGTCATTGAACTTGAAGATGGGACCACAGCTTATATCCATCAGGTGACAGTTCAGAAAG agtcTGTGGCTTTTGAAGATGGTCAACCAGTAGTGTTGGAAGATGGCAGTATGGCCTACATACACAACACACCTAAAG AAAGTTATAACCCCAGCACCTTCGAGGCCGTCCAGCTGGAGGATGGCTCCACTGCCTACATACATCGTCCTGTCATCATGTCACCTGGCAGCACCATCCTGGAAGTGCAGGCAGAAACTGGGCTAGAGGAGttggctggagaggaggaagatgatgccTTTGATGTGGAGACCATTGATGCATTAAAGCAGTACGCCAGTAAG GTAtctgacgaggaagaggagggagtgaCAGACAACTGCCATATGAAGAGTGAGGATTCCAGTGATGTCCGTTCGCAG GATTTGCAGGAGGAGGAAGTGCACAGCAAtgagaaggggcagcaggtcggCAGTAGAGCTTTCCGTTGTGGGTACAAAGGCTGTGGCCGCCTCTATACCACCGCCCACCATCTAAAG gtaCATGAACGTGCTCACACAGGTGACCGGCCATATACGTGCGACTTCCCAAGCTGTGGAAAAGCATTTGCTACAG GGTACGGGCTGAAGAGCCACGTGAGAACACATACTGGTGAGAAACCGTACAAGTGTCCAGAAGACGTGTGTAGCAAAGCCTTCAAAACCTCTGGGGATCTACAGAAACACATCCGGACACACACAG GTGAGCGTCCCTTCAAGTGCCCCTTTGTGGGCTGTGGCCGCTCTTTTACCACATCCAACATCCGCAAGGTTCACATCCGAACGCACACAGGCGAGCGGCCGTACATGTGTCCGGAGCCCAACTGCGGAAGGGGCTTCACCAGTGCCACCAATTACAAGAACCACATGAGAATCCACACAG GAGAGAAGCCGTACATGTGCACTGTGCCGGGCTGTGGAAAGCGCTTCACAGAGTACTCCAGCCTCTACAAGCACCACGTGGTCCACACGCACTGCAAGCCCTACACCTGCAACAGCTGTGGGAAGACCTACCGCCAGACCTCCACGCTGGCCATGCACAAGCGCAGCAGCCACGGCGAGCTGGAGGCCACGGAGGAGAGCGAACAGGCCCTCTAcgaacagcagcagctggagg ctgctgctgctgacagaggTTCCCCCCTGAAAAGCCAGCATATCGCTTTCCTGtcagaggtggaggaagaggaagaggaagaggaaaacgACGATGGTATGCCTACACAGGTCTCACTTATCTCTCAGGATGGGACAGAGCAG GTCAGTTTGTCGCAGGAAGACCTGCAGGCCCTGGGCAGTGCAATCAGCATGGTGACGCAGAGCGGTGCCCTCGCCGTGCCTGAGGAAGAGCTGGCGGGTGGTGACACACACACCGTGACTGTGGCCAACACGGACGGCACCGAGACGCAGCCG GTTACCATAGTCACTTCTGGGGCAGTCATGTCTGAAGAATCGGCCATCGCGTCCCTCCATCATCAGCAGGTGGCATTGCTGGCTACCGCCAATGGCACCCACATCGCAGTGCAG TTAGAAGAGCAGCGGAGCCTGGAGGAAGCCATCAGCATGGCCGCAGCAGCGATCCAGCATGAACCTGTAGCACTTGACGCAGCCGTGTCTGAGAATGGGTGCTGA
- the ZNF76 gene encoding zinc finger protein 76 isoform X1, with protein sequence MESLGLQAVTLSDGTTAYIQQAVKGEKLIEGQVIELEDGTTAYIHQVTVQKESVAFEDGQPVVLEDGSMAYIHNTPKESYNPSTFEAVQLEDGSTAYIHRPVIMSPGSTILEVQAETGLEELAGEEEDDAFDVETIDALKQYASKVSDEEEEGVTDNCHMKSEDSSDVRSQDLQEEEVHSNEKGQQVGSRAFRCGYKGCGRLYTTAHHLKVKQVHERAHTGDRPYTCDFPSCGKAFATGYGLKSHVRTHTGEKPYKCPEDVCSKAFKTSGDLQKHIRTHTGERPFKCPFVGCGRSFTTSNIRKVHIRTHTGERPYMCPEPNCGRGFTSATNYKNHMRIHTGEKPYMCTVPGCGKRFTEYSSLYKHHVVHTHCKPYTCNSCGKTYRQTSTLAMHKRSSHGELEATEESEQALYEQQQLEAAAADRGSPLKSQHIAFLSEVEEEEEEEENDDGMPTQVSLISQDGTEQVSLSQEDLQALGSAISMVTQSGALAVPEEELAGGDTHTVTVANTDGTETQPVTIVTSGAVMSEESAIASLHHQQVALLATANGTHIAVQLEEQRSLEEAISMAAAAIQHEPVALDAAVSENGC encoded by the exons ATGGAGAGCTTGGGCTTGCAAGCAGTGACCCTTAGTGACGGGACGACAGCCTACATTCAGCAGGCTGTCAAAG gTGAAAAACTGATTGAAGGGCAAGTCATTGAACTTGAAGATGGGACCACAGCTTATATCCATCAGGTGACAGTTCAGAAAG agtcTGTGGCTTTTGAAGATGGTCAACCAGTAGTGTTGGAAGATGGCAGTATGGCCTACATACACAACACACCTAAAG AAAGTTATAACCCCAGCACCTTCGAGGCCGTCCAGCTGGAGGATGGCTCCACTGCCTACATACATCGTCCTGTCATCATGTCACCTGGCAGCACCATCCTGGAAGTGCAGGCAGAAACTGGGCTAGAGGAGttggctggagaggaggaagatgatgccTTTGATGTGGAGACCATTGATGCATTAAAGCAGTACGCCAGTAAG GTAtctgacgaggaagaggagggagtgaCAGACAACTGCCATATGAAGAGTGAGGATTCCAGTGATGTCCGTTCGCAG GATTTGCAGGAGGAGGAAGTGCACAGCAAtgagaaggggcagcaggtcggCAGTAGAGCTTTCCGTTGTGGGTACAAAGGCTGTGGCCGCCTCTATACCACCGCCCACCATCTAAAGGTAAAGCAG gtaCATGAACGTGCTCACACAGGTGACCGGCCATATACGTGCGACTTCCCAAGCTGTGGAAAAGCATTTGCTACAG GGTACGGGCTGAAGAGCCACGTGAGAACACATACTGGTGAGAAACCGTACAAGTGTCCAGAAGACGTGTGTAGCAAAGCCTTCAAAACCTCTGGGGATCTACAGAAACACATCCGGACACACACAG GTGAGCGTCCCTTCAAGTGCCCCTTTGTGGGCTGTGGCCGCTCTTTTACCACATCCAACATCCGCAAGGTTCACATCCGAACGCACACAGGCGAGCGGCCGTACATGTGTCCGGAGCCCAACTGCGGAAGGGGCTTCACCAGTGCCACCAATTACAAGAACCACATGAGAATCCACACAG GAGAGAAGCCGTACATGTGCACTGTGCCGGGCTGTGGAAAGCGCTTCACAGAGTACTCCAGCCTCTACAAGCACCACGTGGTCCACACGCACTGCAAGCCCTACACCTGCAACAGCTGTGGGAAGACCTACCGCCAGACCTCCACGCTGGCCATGCACAAGCGCAGCAGCCACGGCGAGCTGGAGGCCACGGAGGAGAGCGAACAGGCCCTCTAcgaacagcagcagctggagg ctgctgctgctgacagaggTTCCCCCCTGAAAAGCCAGCATATCGCTTTCCTGtcagaggtggaggaagaggaagaggaagaggaaaacgACGATGGTATGCCTACACAGGTCTCACTTATCTCTCAGGATGGGACAGAGCAG GTCAGTTTGTCGCAGGAAGACCTGCAGGCCCTGGGCAGTGCAATCAGCATGGTGACGCAGAGCGGTGCCCTCGCCGTGCCTGAGGAAGAGCTGGCGGGTGGTGACACACACACCGTGACTGTGGCCAACACGGACGGCACCGAGACGCAGCCG GTTACCATAGTCACTTCTGGGGCAGTCATGTCTGAAGAATCGGCCATCGCGTCCCTCCATCATCAGCAGGTGGCATTGCTGGCTACCGCCAATGGCACCCACATCGCAGTGCAG TTAGAAGAGCAGCGGAGCCTGGAGGAAGCCATCAGCATGGCCGCAGCAGCGATCCAGCATGAACCTGTAGCACTTGACGCAGCCGTGTCTGAGAATGGGTGCTGA
- the ZNF76 gene encoding zinc finger protein 76 isoform X3 — protein MESLGLQAVTLSDGTTAYIQQAVKGEKLIEGQVIELEDGTTAYIHQVTVQKESVAFEDGQPVVLEDGSMAYIHNTPKESYNPSTFEAVQLEDGSTAYIHRPVIMSPGSTILEVQAETGLEELAGEEEDDAFDVETIDALKQYASKVSDEEEEGVTDNCHMKSEDSSDVRSQDLQEEEVHSNEKGQQVGSRAFRCGYKGCGRLYTTAHHLKVKQVHERAHTGDRPYTCDFPSCGKAFATGYGLKSHVRTHTGEKPYKCPEDVCSKAFKTSGDLQKHIRTHTGERPFKCPFVGCGRSFTTSNIRKVHIRTHTGERPYMCPEPNCGRGFTSATNYKNHMRIHTGEKPYMCTVPGCGKRFTEYSSLYKHHVVHTHCKPYTCNSCGKTYRQTSTLAMHKRSSHGELEATEESEQALYEQQQLEAAAADRGSPLKSQHIAFLSEVEEEEEEEENDDGQFVAGRPAGPGQCNQHGDAERCPRRA, from the exons ATGGAGAGCTTGGGCTTGCAAGCAGTGACCCTTAGTGACGGGACGACAGCCTACATTCAGCAGGCTGTCAAAG gTGAAAAACTGATTGAAGGGCAAGTCATTGAACTTGAAGATGGGACCACAGCTTATATCCATCAGGTGACAGTTCAGAAAG agtcTGTGGCTTTTGAAGATGGTCAACCAGTAGTGTTGGAAGATGGCAGTATGGCCTACATACACAACACACCTAAAG AAAGTTATAACCCCAGCACCTTCGAGGCCGTCCAGCTGGAGGATGGCTCCACTGCCTACATACATCGTCCTGTCATCATGTCACCTGGCAGCACCATCCTGGAAGTGCAGGCAGAAACTGGGCTAGAGGAGttggctggagaggaggaagatgatgccTTTGATGTGGAGACCATTGATGCATTAAAGCAGTACGCCAGTAAG GTAtctgacgaggaagaggagggagtgaCAGACAACTGCCATATGAAGAGTGAGGATTCCAGTGATGTCCGTTCGCAG GATTTGCAGGAGGAGGAAGTGCACAGCAAtgagaaggggcagcaggtcggCAGTAGAGCTTTCCGTTGTGGGTACAAAGGCTGTGGCCGCCTCTATACCACCGCCCACCATCTAAAGGTAAAGCAG gtaCATGAACGTGCTCACACAGGTGACCGGCCATATACGTGCGACTTCCCAAGCTGTGGAAAAGCATTTGCTACAG GGTACGGGCTGAAGAGCCACGTGAGAACACATACTGGTGAGAAACCGTACAAGTGTCCAGAAGACGTGTGTAGCAAAGCCTTCAAAACCTCTGGGGATCTACAGAAACACATCCGGACACACACAG GTGAGCGTCCCTTCAAGTGCCCCTTTGTGGGCTGTGGCCGCTCTTTTACCACATCCAACATCCGCAAGGTTCACATCCGAACGCACACAGGCGAGCGGCCGTACATGTGTCCGGAGCCCAACTGCGGAAGGGGCTTCACCAGTGCCACCAATTACAAGAACCACATGAGAATCCACACAG GAGAGAAGCCGTACATGTGCACTGTGCCGGGCTGTGGAAAGCGCTTCACAGAGTACTCCAGCCTCTACAAGCACCACGTGGTCCACACGCACTGCAAGCCCTACACCTGCAACAGCTGTGGGAAGACCTACCGCCAGACCTCCACGCTGGCCATGCACAAGCGCAGCAGCCACGGCGAGCTGGAGGCCACGGAGGAGAGCGAACAGGCCCTCTAcgaacagcagcagctggagg ctgctgctgctgacagaggTTCCCCCCTGAAAAGCCAGCATATCGCTTTCCTGtcagaggtggaggaagaggaagaggaagaggaaaacgACGATG GTCAGTTTGTCGCAGGAAGACCTGCAGGCCCTGGGCAGTGCAATCAGCATGGTGACGCAGAGCGGTGCCCTCGCCGTGCCTGA
- the DEF6 gene encoding differentially expressed in FDCP 6 homolog, producing the protein MDLRAELLKSIWYAFTALDVEKSGKVSKSQLKVLSHNLYTVLCIPHDPVALEEHFRDDDDGPVSSQGYMPYLNKYILDKVEEGAFVKENFDELCWTLTAKKNYKPDRNGNSVVSHQDAFKLWCLFNFLSEDKYPLVMVPDEVEYLLKKICTAMNVELNSCELDDYLSQEPQRQGGLTVWQFLDMVNSGRFLRGIEQEAISMAVEEVYQEIIEDVLKQGYLWKKGQLRRNWSERWFTLKPSVLSYYMSEERKEKKGSITLDKHCCVEVLPDRDGKRCMFCVKTSSRTYEMSASDTRQRQEWTLAIQMAIRLQAEGKKSLHKDLKQKRREQREQREQRKAAKEEETQRLKQLQEEKERKLQELELLKEAQRQAEILLQEEEQRRRQQHEEMQRTLEIQLREAEQARASMQAEMVLKEAEAERQRKRILELEDMQERLQEALQQEVKARQDEESVRYAQARLLAEEEEKLKQLMKLKEEQEEYIIKTQREKQVLKQEMENKNKCLEEAQKQLEEVRVNRQRVDQDVMAAQRKLRQASTNVKHWNVQMNRLMHPIGPGDKRTNVSGGAFAGYQPLLSRRDSSLKLKQKVEDKGSDPTRDNSKENVSNGGNSGVPPSPDVDTMATEPTN; encoded by the exons ATGGACCTGCGAGCGGAGCTGCTGAAGTCCATCTGGTACGCTTTCACCGCCTTGGATGTGGAGAAGAGCGGCAAGGTCTCCAAATCCCAGCTCAAA GTGCTGTCTCACAACCTGTACACGGTGCTGTGCATCCCCCACGATCCCGTGGCGCTGGAAGAGCATTTCCGCGATGACGACGACGGGCCGGTGTCCAGCCAGGGTTACATGCCATACCTCAACAAGTACATCCTGGATAAG GTGGAGGAAGGTGCTTTTGTCAAAGAAAACTTTGACGAGCTCTGCTGGACCCTGACCGCAAAGAAGAATTACAAGCCCGACCGGAACGGTAATAGCGTTGTATCCCACCAAGATGCCTTCAAGCTCTGGTGTCTCTTCAACTTTCTGTCTGAAGACAAATACCCTCTCGTCATGGTGCCAGACGAG GTGGAGTACCTGCTGAAGAAGATCTGCACAGCCATGAACGTGGAGCTGAACTCCTGCGAGCTGGATGACTACCTCTCCCAGGAGCCGCAGCGGCAGGGGGGGCTGACGGTCTGGCAGTTCCTGGACATGGTGAACTCGGGGCGGTTCCTGCGAGGCATCGAGCAGGAGGCCATCAGCATGGCCGTGGAGGAGGTGTACCAGGAGATCATCGAGGATGTGCTCAAACAG GGCTACCTCTGGAAGAAGGGCCAGCTGAGGAGGAACTGGTCGGAGCGGTGGTTCACGCTGAAGCCCAGTGTCCTGTCCTACTACATGAGCGAGGAACGGAAGGAGAAGAAGGGGAGCATCACGTTGGACAAGCACTGCTGCGTGGAG GTGCTGCCCGACCGGGATGGGAAGAGGTGCATGTTCTGTGTGAAGACCTCCTCCCGCACCTACGAGATGAGCGCCTCCGACACCCGGCAGCGCCAGGAGTGGACATTAG ccatccAGATGGCCATCCGGCTGCAGGCTGAGGGCAAGAAGTCCCTGCACAAAGACCTGAAGCAGAAGCGACGGGAGCAGCGGGAGCAACGGGAGCAGCGCAAGGCGGCCAAGGAGGAGGAGACGCAGCGGCTCAAGCAGCTCCAGGAGGAGAAGGAGCggaagctgcaggagctggagctgctcaAGGAGGCCCAGCGGCAGGCAGAGATACtcctgcaggaggaggagcagcggCGGAGGCAGCAGCACGAGGAGATGCAGAGGACTCTGGAGATCCAGCTGCGGGAGGCCGAGCAG GCTCGCGCCTCCATGCAGGCAGAGATGGTCctgaaggaggcagaggcagagcgTCAGCGCAAGCGCATCCTGGAGCTGGAGGACATGCAGGAGCGGCTCCAGGAGGCCCTGCAGCAGGAGGTGAAAGCGCGGCAGGATGAGGAGTCCGTGAGATACGCGCAGGCCAG GCTActggctgaggaagaggagaagctgaagcagctgatgaagctgaaggaggagcaggaggaataCATCATCAAAACTCAGCGAGAGAAGCAAGTCCTCAAGCAGGAGATGGAGAACAAGAACAAGTGTCTGGAAGAGGCGCAGAAGCAGCTGGAAGAAGTGAGAGTGAACAGGCAGCGGGTGGACCAAGACGTCATG GCGGCCCAGCGGAAGCTGCGACAGGCCAGCACCAACGTCAAGCACTGGAATGTCCAGATGAACCGACTAATGCACCCCATCGGGCCGGGAG ACAAGCGTACGAACGTGAGTGGAGGAGCCTTCGCTGGCTACCAGCCCCTCCTCTCCCGGAGAGATTCCTCCCTCAAACTCAAGCAGAAAGTGGAGGATAAAGGCAGCGACCCCACGAGGGACAACAGCAAGGAAAACGTGAGCAACGGTGGGAACAGCGGCGTGCCGCCGTCTCCAGATGTGGACACCATGGCCACAGAGCCCACCAACTAG